One Marinibacterium anthonyi genomic region harbors:
- a CDS encoding putative acetyltransferase translates to MLTLTQEHPQDWWEVEALFDLCFAPGRTALSSYRLRDEVAPLDDLARIARDETGAMAGAIRFWPIRVDAAAALLLGPVAVHPTHQGEGLGAMLIQGGLDAARSRGWDRVMLVGDAPYYGRFGFSRLDGVEMPPPTNPDRVLGYDLTPGAWDGVTGKVVRWTPDA, encoded by the coding sequence TTGCTGACCCTGACACAAGAACATCCCCAGGACTGGTGGGAGGTCGAGGCGCTCTTCGATCTCTGCTTTGCGCCCGGTCGCACGGCGCTGTCGTCCTATCGGCTGCGCGATGAGGTGGCGCCGCTGGACGACCTTGCCCGCATCGCGCGCGACGAAACCGGCGCCATGGCCGGCGCGATCCGGTTCTGGCCGATCCGCGTCGATGCGGCGGCGGCGCTGCTGCTGGGGCCGGTCGCCGTGCACCCGACCCACCAGGGCGAAGGGCTGGGCGCCATGCTGATCCAGGGCGGGCTGGACGCGGCGCGGTCGCGGGGCTGGGACCGGGTGATGCTGGTGGGCGATGCGCCCTATTACGGGCGGTTCGGGTTCAGCCGGCTTGACGGGGTCGAAATGCCGCCGCCCACCAACCCCGACCGCGTGCTGGGCTATGACCTGACCCCCGGCGCCTGGGACGGGGTGACCGGCAAGGTCGTGCGCTGGACGCCGGACGCCTGA
- a CDS encoding Flavin reductase like domain protein produces the protein MFYRPEDGHGLPHNPFNAIVTPRPIGWISTQDKDGIRNLAPYSFFNAVAYVPPQVMFASTSAKPDQDGTKDSVANIRDTGVFCVNIVEYAARDVMNRTSATLPREIDEFDEARIAAAACETIACSRVANAPAALECRLTQIVDLPGAANKVVFGEVTGVHMRDDCLVDGVFDVTTFEPLTRLGYRDYSVITELFSLARPDD, from the coding sequence ATGTTCTACCGCCCCGAAGACGGCCACGGCTTGCCGCACAACCCGTTCAACGCCATCGTGACGCCCCGGCCGATCGGCTGGATTTCGACACAGGACAAGGACGGGATCCGCAACCTTGCGCCCTATTCGTTCTTCAATGCGGTCGCCTATGTGCCTCCTCAGGTGATGTTCGCTTCGACCTCGGCCAAGCCGGACCAGGACGGCACCAAGGACAGCGTCGCCAATATCCGCGACACCGGTGTGTTTTGCGTGAACATCGTCGAATACGCGGCGCGGGACGTGATGAACCGGACCTCGGCCACCCTGCCCAGGGAGATCGACGAATTCGACGAGGCCCGGATCGCGGCGGCGGCCTGCGAAACCATCGCCTGTTCGCGCGTGGCCAATGCGCCGGCGGCACTGGAATGCCGGCTGACGCAAATCGTCGACCTGCCGGGCGCCGCGAACAAGGTGGTCTTTGGCGAAGTCACCGGCGTGCACATGCGCGACGATTGCCTGGTGGACGGGGTGTTCGACGTGACCACGTTCGAACCGCTCACCCGGCTGGGCTACCGCGATTATTCCGTGATCACCGAATTGTTTTCGCTGGCGCGCCCCGACGATTGA
- the bicA gene encoding Bicarbonate transporter BicA codes for MPRSKLSVLTDRLTLPDLRLNGGDELTPAQIRTDVLSGLTVALALVPEAVAFAFVAGVNPLVGLYAAFIVGLITSVFGGRPGMISGATGALAVVMVALVAAHGVEYLFATVVLMGILQIFAGVMQWGKFIRLVPHPVMLGFVNGLAIVIFLAQLTQFKVPGSMEASGHGAGGGEWLTGLPLVVMLALVALTMAIIWLTPRVTKAFPAPLAGIGIVALLVIVFGIDVPRVGDMASINGGLPQFHIPMVPLNWETLKIILPYSIILAAVGLIESLLTLNLVGEMTGKRGGASQECIAQGMANTVTGFFGGMGGCAMIGQSMINVKSGGRTRIAGICAAVFLLIFILVASPLIEQIPLAALVGVMFMVVIGTFAWNSFRIMRRVPLMDAFVIILVTVVTVFEDLAVAVVVGVIVSALAYAWNNAKRIHAKSYRTPEGAKVYQIQGPLFFGSADGFVELFDPKGDPSRVVVDFADSRVVDQSALQAIESVALKYEAEGKEIQLRHLSHDCHRMLNKAGHLMVDSDDDPEYGLVVNYSVRTGILGGH; via the coding sequence ATGCCCCGCTCGAAACTGAGCGTTCTGACCGATCGTCTGACCCTTCCCGATCTTCGTCTGAACGGCGGTGACGAGCTTACGCCGGCGCAGATCCGCACCGACGTGCTGTCGGGCCTGACCGTGGCCCTGGCGCTGGTGCCCGAAGCGGTGGCCTTTGCCTTCGTCGCGGGCGTGAACCCGCTGGTCGGGCTTTACGCGGCTTTCATCGTGGGGCTGATCACGTCGGTCTTCGGCGGGCGTCCGGGCATGATTTCCGGTGCGACGGGGGCCCTGGCCGTGGTGATGGTGGCGCTGGTGGCCGCGCATGGGGTCGAATACCTGTTTGCCACCGTGGTGCTGATGGGGATCCTGCAGATCTTTGCCGGCGTCATGCAATGGGGCAAGTTCATCCGCCTGGTGCCGCATCCGGTGATGCTGGGCTTTGTCAACGGGCTGGCGATCGTGATCTTCCTGGCCCAGCTGACCCAGTTCAAGGTTCCGGGCAGCATGGAGGCTTCGGGCCACGGGGCAGGGGGCGGCGAATGGCTGACCGGCCTGCCGCTGGTGGTCATGCTGGCGCTGGTCGCGCTGACCATGGCAATCATCTGGCTGACCCCCAGGGTGACCAAGGCGTTTCCTGCGCCGCTGGCCGGGATCGGCATCGTCGCCCTGCTGGTGATCGTCTTCGGCATCGACGTGCCGCGCGTGGGCGACATGGCCTCGATCAACGGCGGGTTGCCGCAGTTCCACATTCCGATGGTGCCGCTGAACTGGGAAACGCTGAAGATCATCCTGCCCTATTCGATCATCCTGGCCGCGGTCGGGCTGATCGAAAGCCTGCTGACCCTGAACCTGGTCGGCGAGATGACCGGCAAGCGCGGCGGCGCCAGCCAGGAATGCATCGCCCAGGGCATGGCCAACACCGTCACCGGCTTCTTCGGCGGCATGGGGGGCTGCGCGATGATCGGCCAGTCGATGATCAACGTGAAATCCGGCGGGCGCACCCGCATCGCCGGCATCTGCGCGGCGGTCTTCCTGCTGATCTTCATCCTCGTCGCCTCGCCGCTGATCGAACAGATCCCGCTGGCGGCGCTGGTGGGGGTGATGTTCATGGTGGTCATCGGCACCTTCGCCTGGAATTCGTTCCGGATCATGCGCCGCGTGCCGCTGATGGACGCCTTCGTGATCATCCTGGTCACGGTGGTCACCGTCTTCGAGGACCTCGCCGTCGCGGTGGTCGTCGGCGTGATCGTTTCGGCGCTGGCCTATGCCTGGAACAATGCCAAGCGGATCCACGCGAAAAGCTACCGCACCCCCGAAGGCGCCAAGGTCTACCAGATCCAGGGCCCGCTGTTCTTCGGGTCCGCCGACGGGTTCGTGGAGCTGTTCGATCCCAAGGGCGATCCGTCCCGCGTGGTGGTGGATTTCGCCGACAGCCGGGTGGTGGATCAATCGGCGCTGCAGGCGATCGAATCGGTGGCCCTGAAATACGAGGCCGAGGGCAAGGAGATCCAGCTGCGCCATCTCAGCCATGATTGCCACAGGATGCTCAACAAGGCCGGCCACCTGATGGTCGACAGCGATGACGATCCGGAATACGGGCTGGTGGTGAACTATTCGGTCCGCACCGGGATCCTGGGCGGGCATTGA
- the mtnP gene encoding S-methyl-5'-thioadenosine phosphorylase: MTKTKIAVIGGSGLYDIDGLEDQEWVEVDSPWGKPSDAILTGVLDGVDICFLPRHGRGHVYGPTTVPYRANIDALKRLGVTDVISVSACGSFREEMAPGDFVIVDQFIDRTFAREKSFFGTGCVAHVSVAHPTCDRLRAACLSAGLDSSIMMHDGGTYLAMEGPQFSTLAESRMYRESWGCDVIGMTNMPEAKLAREAELCYASVAMITDYDSWHPDHGAVDITRIVETLHGNADKARMLIKGLPALLGAKREPCPHGCDRALDYAILTAPDKRDPDLMARLDAVAGRVL, encoded by the coding sequence ATGACCAAAACCAAGATCGCGGTGATCGGTGGATCGGGGCTTTATGACATCGACGGGCTGGAAGACCAGGAATGGGTCGAGGTCGACAGCCCCTGGGGCAAGCCTTCGGATGCCATCCTGACGGGCGTGCTGGACGGGGTCGACATCTGTTTCCTGCCCCGCCACGGCCGCGGCCATGTCTACGGGCCGACCACGGTGCCCTACCGGGCCAACATCGACGCGCTCAAGCGGCTGGGGGTCACCGACGTGATCTCGGTCTCTGCCTGCGGGTCCTTCCGCGAGGAAATGGCGCCGGGCGATTTCGTCATCGTCGACCAGTTCATCGACCGGACCTTTGCGCGCGAGAAAAGCTTTTTCGGCACCGGTTGCGTGGCCCATGTCAGCGTGGCGCACCCGACCTGCGACCGGCTGCGGGCGGCCTGCCTGTCGGCGGGGCTGGACTCGTCGATCATGATGCATGACGGCGGCACCTACCTGGCGATGGAAGGGCCGCAGTTCTCGACCCTGGCGGAATCCCGGATGTACCGCGAAAGCTGGGGCTGCGACGTGATCGGCATGACCAATATGCCCGAGGCGAAACTGGCCCGCGAGGCGGAGCTTTGTTACGCGTCCGTCGCGATGATCACCGATTACGACAGCTGGCATCCCGATCATGGCGCTGTCGACATCACCCGGATCGTCGAGACGCTGCACGGCAATGCCGACAAGGCGCGGATGCTGATCAAGGGGCTGCCCGCCCTTCTGGGGGCCAAGCGCGAACCCTGCCCGCATGGCTGCGACCGCGCGCTGGACTACGCGATCCTGACCGCGCCGGACAAGCGCGATCCCGATCTGATGGCCAGGCTGGACGCCGTGGCGGGCCGGGTTCTCTGA
- the rhtB_2 gene encoding Homoserine/homoserine lactone efflux protein codes for MAVDLWLAFVAASTALLLIPGPTVLLVLSYALSKGRSVAVASALGVATGDFIAMTASLLGLGALVLASATLFTALKWVGAAYLVWMGVKLLRSAPSEGLTVPRREVTARGVYGHAAMVTALNPKSIAFFIAFVPQFLRPESPLMPQFAVLIATFVWLAGLNALAYALLADRLRVAIGRPRVLTWLTRTGGTALVGMGLLTAVLRRPAV; via the coding sequence ATGGCGGTCGACCTGTGGCTGGCCTTTGTCGCCGCCTCGACCGCGCTGCTGCTGATCCCGGGGCCGACCGTCCTGTTGGTGCTCAGCTACGCCTTGTCCAAGGGGCGCAGCGTCGCGGTGGCTTCGGCCCTGGGCGTGGCCACGGGGGATTTCATCGCGATGACCGCGTCGCTGCTTGGGCTGGGGGCGCTGGTGCTGGCGTCAGCGACGCTGTTCACCGCGCTGAAATGGGTCGGCGCGGCCTACCTGGTGTGGATGGGCGTGAAGTTGTTACGCAGCGCACCGTCCGAGGGGCTGACGGTGCCCAGGCGCGAGGTGACGGCGCGTGGGGTTTATGGACATGCGGCGATGGTGACGGCGCTGAACCCCAAGTCGATCGCCTTCTTCATTGCTTTCGTGCCGCAGTTCCTGCGCCCCGAGTCGCCGCTGATGCCGCAATTCGCGGTGCTGATCGCAACCTTCGTGTGGCTCGCCGGGCTGAACGCACTGGCCTATGCGCTGCTGGCCGACCGTCTGCGGGTGGCCATCGGGCGGCCCCGGGTGCTGACCTGGCTGACCCGCACGGGCGGCACGGCGCTGGTCGGGATGGGGCTGCTGACCGCCGTGCTGCGCCGGCCGGCGGTCTGA
- the apt gene encoding Adenine phosphoribosyltransferase — protein sequence MPAQKSVKDYIRTIVDFPHEGILFRDVTTLFADPRGFRMAIDQMLHPYAGQRIDKVVGLEARGFILGGAIAHQLSVGFVPIRKKGKLPGPTISEDYTLEYGEAVVEVHDDAIQAGEKILLVDDLLATGGTAAAGIRLVDRLGGEIVGCAFVIDLPDLGGRKKLEGAGMDVHCLCAFDGL from the coding sequence ATGCCCGCACAGAAATCCGTCAAGGATTACATCCGGACCATCGTCGACTTTCCCCACGAGGGGATCCTGTTTCGCGATGTGACGACACTCTTCGCAGATCCCCGCGGCTTCCGCATGGCCATCGACCAGATGCTGCACCCCTATGCGGGCCAGCGCATCGACAAGGTCGTCGGTCTTGAGGCGCGGGGCTTTATCCTGGGTGGCGCGATCGCGCACCAGCTGTCGGTGGGCTTCGTGCCGATCCGCAAGAAGGGCAAGTTGCCCGGCCCCACGATTTCCGAGGATTACACGCTGGAATACGGCGAAGCCGTGGTCGAAGTGCATGACGATGCGATCCAGGCCGGCGAGAAGATCCTGCTGGTGGACGACCTGCTGGCCACGGGCGGCACCGCGGCGGCCGGCATCCGGCTGGTGGACCGGCTGGGCGGCGAGATCGTGGGCTGCGCCTTTGTCATCGACCTGCCGGACCTGGGCGGGCGCAAGAAGCTGGAAGGCGCTGGGATGGACGTCCATTGCCTGTGCGCGTTCGACGGGCTCTGA
- a CDS encoding putative FAD-linked oxidoreductase, producing the protein MTLNAADEAFVASIDLPHDRIRRADTRYLEEPRGKYPGTPGFVALPQSVDEVATLVTAAARARVPVIPYGGGTGLVGGQVALDSPAPLIVSLERMDRIRAVYPDENVMIAEAGAILADVQAAAQEAGRLFPLSLAAEGSARIGGNLATNAGGVNVLRYGTARDLCLGLEAVLPDGRIWQGLKRLRKDNTGYDLRNLLIGAEGSLGIITAAALKLSPIPAGQGTAFLAVADPAAALSLLSLARGQLGEGISAFELMHRQGLDFLAEKLPQVRQPWDEPPEWSVLVEVGLASGLDPEEALGTLFETAFEQGIVSDGLIAQSEGQRADFWNVRENIPEANRLIGAVASHDISLPLGALPHFIAEAGPALAELGPYRINCFGHVGDGNLHYNVFPAPGQDRDEARKAAPEVTALVHDLVQRHDGSFSAEHGVGRAKVGDLERYGDPVKLSAMRAIKTALDPMGIMNPGAVLRA; encoded by the coding sequence ATGACACTGAACGCCGCCGACGAGGCCTTCGTCGCCTCAATCGACCTGCCACACGACCGCATCCGTCGGGCCGATACCCGCTATCTTGAAGAGCCGCGCGGAAAATATCCCGGCACGCCGGGCTTCGTCGCCCTGCCGCAGTCGGTCGACGAAGTCGCGACCCTGGTGACCGCCGCCGCGCGCGCGCGCGTGCCGGTCATCCCCTATGGCGGCGGCACCGGGCTGGTGGGCGGACAGGTGGCGCTGGACAGCCCCGCACCGCTGATCGTCTCGCTGGAACGCATGGACCGCATCCGCGCCGTCTACCCGGACGAAAACGTGATGATCGCCGAGGCCGGCGCGATCCTGGCCGATGTCCAGGCCGCCGCGCAGGAGGCCGGGCGCCTCTTTCCCCTGTCGCTGGCCGCCGAAGGCTCGGCCCGGATCGGCGGCAACCTGGCGACAAACGCGGGCGGCGTGAACGTGCTGCGCTACGGCACGGCGCGCGATCTGTGCCTTGGCCTGGAAGCAGTGCTGCCGGATGGCCGGATCTGGCAGGGGCTGAAGCGGCTGAGGAAGGACAATACCGGCTACGACCTGCGCAACCTGCTGATCGGCGCCGAAGGGTCCCTGGGCATCATCACCGCGGCCGCGCTGAAACTGTCGCCGATCCCGGCGGGGCAGGGCACGGCCTTCCTTGCCGTCGCCGATCCGGCCGCCGCGCTGTCGCTGCTGTCGCTGGCGCGGGGCCAACTGGGCGAAGGCATTTCCGCGTTTGAGCTGATGCACCGCCAGGGGCTGGATTTCCTGGCCGAGAAGCTGCCCCAGGTCCGCCAGCCCTGGGATGAACCGCCCGAATGGTCGGTCCTGGTCGAGGTCGGTCTCGCCTCCGGTCTGGACCCCGAGGAGGCTCTTGGCACTCTCTTCGAAACCGCGTTCGAGCAGGGGATCGTCTCGGACGGGCTGATCGCGCAAAGCGAAGGCCAGCGCGCCGACTTCTGGAACGTGCGCGAAAACATCCCCGAGGCCAACCGCCTGATCGGCGCGGTGGCCAGCCACGACATCTCGCTGCCCCTGGGCGCGCTGCCGCATTTCATCGCCGAAGCGGGTCCGGCTCTGGCGGAACTCGGTCCCTACCGGATCAACTGCTTTGGCCACGTGGGCGACGGCAACCTGCATTACAACGTCTTCCCCGCCCCGGGCCAGGACCGCGACGAGGCCCGCAAGGCCGCGCCCGAAGTCACCGCCCTGGTCCACGACCTGGTACAGCGCCACGACGGATCCTTCAGCGCCGAACACGGCGTGGGCCGCGCCAAGGTGGGCGACCTGGAACGTTACGGCGATCCGGTGAAACTGTCGGCCATGCGCGCGATCAAGACGGCGCTGGATCCCATGGGCATCATGAACCCCGGGGCGGTTCTGCGGGCCTGA
- the ydaF_2 gene encoding Putative ribosomal N-acetyltransferase YdaF: protein MLLTKRKLKIETERLTLRPPNHSDFRAWTSLRRESHDYLTQWEPTWAPDHLTRKAFTNRVYWAQRSVASGSALPLFLFRRDDEVLVGAITLDNIRRGPAQAGTLGYWTGKPFSRQGFMREAIGGVVHFAFTRLDLSRIEAACLPENAASRGLLETSGFKYEGVAQSYLQIDGRWRTHVLYSSLRSDRRGKTDVG from the coding sequence ATGTTGCTGACCAAACGCAAACTCAAGATCGAGACAGAGCGCCTGACGCTGCGTCCGCCCAACCATTCCGATTTCCGGGCATGGACGTCGCTCAGGCGCGAGAGCCATGACTACCTGACCCAGTGGGAGCCCACCTGGGCCCCCGATCACCTGACCCGCAAGGCCTTCACCAACCGCGTCTACTGGGCACAGCGGTCGGTGGCCTCGGGGTCTGCGTTGCCATTGTTCCTGTTCCGGCGCGACGACGAGGTTCTGGTGGGCGCGATCACGCTGGACAACATCCGGCGGGGGCCGGCGCAGGCCGGCACGCTGGGCTACTGGACCGGCAAGCCGTTTTCCCGCCAGGGCTTCATGCGCGAGGCCATCGGCGGGGTGGTGCATTTCGCCTTCACCCGGCTGGATCTGTCGCGGATCGAAGCCGCCTGCCTGCCGGAAAACGCCGCCTCGCGCGGGCTGCTGGAAACCAGCGGGTTCAAGTACGAAGGCGTGGCGCAAAGCTATCTGCAGATCGACGGGCGCTGGCGGACCCACGTGCTGTATTCCTCGCTCAGGTCGGACCGGCGCGGAAAGACCGACGTCGGCTGA
- the ptrA_1 gene encoding Protease 3 precursor, with protein MTVRLDRLPNGVRIVSEMMPSLQSASIGVWVAAGGRHERIEQNGIAHFLEHMAFKGTSKRSALQIAEAIEDVGGYINAYTSREVTAYYARVLKADVPLAMDVISDIVLNPIFDAREIEVERGVILQEIGQAYDTPDDIIFDWLQEESYRDQPLGRTILGPAERVGQFGRADLASFVDEHYRPERMIIAAAGAVDHDVLVRQAEDLFGHLKPRDEMGFDLARFTGGEVRRSKPLEQAHFALAFEGPGYRDDGIYTSQIYTSALGGGMSSRLFQEIRENRGLCYTIFAQTGAYGDTGTTTIYAGTSGDEVADLARITIQEMKRAAEDLSDVEVARARAQMKAGMLMGLESPSNRAERLARLVQIWGKVPPLEETVAKIDAVTTEDVRAFAEEMAVTAPAALALYGPIDGAPSLDEMQELRTA; from the coding sequence TTGACTGTCAGACTGGACCGACTTCCCAACGGCGTCCGCATCGTCAGTGAAATGATGCCAAGCCTGCAATCCGCTTCCATCGGGGTCTGGGTTGCGGCTGGCGGGCGGCACGAGCGGATCGAACAGAACGGCATCGCGCATTTCCTGGAACACATGGCCTTCAAGGGCACCAGCAAGCGGTCGGCGCTGCAGATCGCCGAGGCGATCGAGGACGTGGGCGGATACATCAACGCCTATACCTCGCGCGAGGTGACGGCCTATTACGCGCGTGTCCTGAAGGCGGATGTGCCGCTGGCCATGGACGTGATTTCCGACATCGTGCTGAACCCGATCTTCGACGCGCGCGAGATCGAGGTCGAGCGCGGGGTGATCCTGCAGGAAATCGGCCAGGCCTACGATACGCCCGACGACATCATCTTCGACTGGCTGCAGGAAGAAAGCTATCGCGACCAGCCGCTGGGCCGCACGATCCTGGGTCCGGCCGAACGCGTGGGTCAGTTCGGCCGTGCCGACCTGGCGTCCTTTGTCGATGAACATTACCGGCCCGAACGCATGATCATCGCCGCCGCCGGCGCCGTCGATCACGACGTGCTGGTCCGGCAGGCCGAGGACCTGTTCGGCCATCTCAAGCCGCGCGACGAGATGGGGTTTGACCTGGCCCGGTTCACCGGCGGCGAAGTGCGCCGGTCCAAGCCCCTGGAACAGGCCCATTTCGCGTTGGCCTTCGAAGGGCCGGGCTATCGCGACGACGGCATCTATACTTCGCAGATCTATACCTCGGCGCTTGGCGGTGGCATGTCCTCGCGCCTGTTCCAGGAGATCCGCGAGAACCGCGGCCTGTGCTACACGATATTCGCCCAGACCGGCGCCTATGGCGACACCGGCACCACGACGATCTATGCCGGCACCAGCGGCGACGAGGTCGCCGACCTGGCGCGCATCACCATCCAGGAGATGAAGCGCGCGGCCGAGGACCTGAGCGATGTCGAGGTCGCCCGCGCCCGCGCGCAGATGAAGGCCGGCATGCTGATGGGGCTGGAAAGCCCGTCGAACCGGGCCGAACGGCTTGCCCGCCTGGTGCAGATCTGGGGCAAGGTGCCGCCGCTGGAGGAAACCGTGGCCAAGATCGACGCCGTGACCACCGAGGACGTTCGCGCCTTTGCCGAGGAGATGGCCGTCACGGCCCCCGCGGCGCTGGCGCTGTATGGGCCCATCGACGGGGCGCCAAGCCTTGACGAGATGCAGGAGCTGCGCACCGCATAA
- the thrC gene encoding Threonine synthase, which yields MSYISTRGMAPDLTFEQAMLTGLARDGGLYVPAEIPQISPQDIAALSGLSYEETAFRIMRPFIGDTFTDDEFRDIIAKAYAGFGHAARAPLKQLDSNHFLLELFHGPTLAFKDFAMQLIGQMFQVSLGRAGDRVTIVGATSGDTGSAAIEAFRGLDAVDVFILFPHGRVSEVQRRQMTTPADSNVHALAVDGDFDDCQAMVKDMFNDFDFRDRVRLAGVNSINWARVLAQVVYYFSSAVSLGAPHRKVSFTVPTGNFGDIFAGYIAKRMGLPIDQLVVATNQNDILHRCLSGQGYHKGPTVPSISPSMDIQVSSNFERVLFDAYGRDGAAVAQLMDELKQGGFDVSQGALQMLQEVFTSGRASEDETRATIRATLAASQELLCPHSAVAVKVANEQRKADVPMITLATAHPAKFPAAVEEASGVFPPLPPRMADLYERPERQTRIANDLRAVETFITENIAN from the coding sequence ATGAGCTATATCTCCACCCGCGGCATGGCGCCGGACCTGACCTTTGAACAGGCGATGCTGACCGGGCTCGCCCGCGACGGGGGCCTGTACGTCCCCGCCGAGATCCCGCAGATCAGCCCGCAGGACATCGCCGCGCTGAGCGGCCTGTCCTACGAGGAAACCGCATTCCGCATCATGCGCCCCTTCATCGGCGACACCTTCACCGATGACGAATTCCGCGACATCATCGCCAAGGCCTATGCGGGCTTCGGCCACGCCGCCCGCGCGCCCCTGAAGCAACTGGACAGCAACCATTTCCTGCTTGAACTGTTCCATGGCCCGACCCTGGCGTTCAAGGATTTCGCGATGCAGTTGATCGGGCAGATGTTCCAGGTCTCGCTGGGGCGCGCCGGTGACCGGGTGACGATCGTCGGCGCGACCTCCGGTGACACCGGGTCCGCGGCGATCGAGGCGTTTCGCGGCCTTGATGCCGTCGATGTCTTCATCCTGTTCCCGCATGGCCGGGTGTCCGAAGTGCAACGCCGCCAGATGACAACGCCTGCGGACAGCAACGTGCATGCCCTGGCCGTCGATGGCGATTTCGACGATTGCCAGGCGATGGTGAAGGACATGTTCAACGATTTCGACTTCCGCGACCGGGTCCGCCTGGCCGGCGTGAATTCGATCAACTGGGCGCGGGTTCTGGCGCAGGTCGTCTATTACTTCTCCTCCGCCGTCAGCCTGGGCGCGCCGCACCGCAAGGTCAGCTTTACCGTGCCGACCGGCAATTTCGGCGACATCTTCGCGGGCTACATCGCCAAGCGCATGGGCCTGCCCATCGACCAGCTGGTCGTCGCCACCAACCAGAACGACATCCTGCACCGCTGCCTGTCGGGGCAGGGCTATCACAAGGGCCCGACCGTCCCGTCGATCAGCCCGTCGATGGACATCCAGGTCAGTTCCAACTTCGAACGGGTGCTGTTTGACGCCTATGGTCGCGATGGCGCCGCCGTCGCGCAGCTGATGGATGAACTGAAACAGGGCGGTTTCGACGTCAGCCAGGGCGCGCTGCAGATGCTGCAGGAGGTGTTCACCTCGGGCCGCGCGTCCGAAGACGAGACGCGCGCCACCATCCGCGCCACGCTCGCCGCCAGCCAGGAGCTGTTGTGCCCCCATTCCGCCGTTGCCGTGAAGGTCGCGAACGAACAGCGCAAGGCCGACGTGCCCATGATCACGCTGGCCACGGCGCATCCCGCGAAATTCCCTGCCGCAGTGGAAGAGGCCAGCGGTGTCTTTCCGCCCCTTCCCCCTCGGATGGCGGACCTGTATGAACGTCCGGAACGCCAGACCCGGATCGCCAACGATCTTCGGGCTGTAGAGACTTTTATCACGGAGAACATCGCGAATTGA
- a CDS encoding hypothetical protein (putative conserved protein) produces the protein MRRILFLLLIGLLGTGTLVSLGVWQLQRLAWKEDMLARIDARIGAAPVPLPDAPTPEADEFRPVIVDGVILAPEIRVLASKKQVGPGYRIIAPFQVGDRTILLDRGFLPVDKEDTPRTTGPAKVTGNLHWPDEVDGFTPDPDRDAGLWFARDVASLALELGTKPVMLIAATQTDPNIDPMPVDTAGIPNDHLQYAITWFLLAGVWLVMTYFFARRLRASESTG, from the coding sequence ATGCGCCGCATCCTCTTCCTCCTGCTGATCGGCCTGCTCGGGACCGGCACGTTGGTGTCGCTGGGCGTCTGGCAGCTCCAGCGGCTGGCCTGGAAGGAAGACATGCTGGCCCGGATCGACGCGCGCATCGGCGCCGCCCCCGTGCCGCTGCCGGATGCGCCGACGCCCGAGGCGGACGAATTCCGGCCCGTCATCGTCGACGGCGTGATCCTGGCGCCTGAAATCCGTGTTCTGGCGTCCAAGAAACAGGTCGGCCCCGGCTACCGCATCATCGCGCCCTTCCAGGTGGGGGACCGCACCATCCTGCTGGATCGCGGCTTCTTGCCAGTCGACAAGGAAGACACCCCGCGCACCACAGGCCCCGCCAAGGTGACAGGCAACCTGCACTGGCCCGACGAGGTCGACGGGTTCACCCCCGATCCCGACCGCGATGCCGGGCTGTGGTTCGCCCGCGACGTGGCGTCGCTGGCCCTGGAACTGGGGACCAAGCCGGTGATGCTGATCGCCGCCACCCAGACCGACCCGAATATCGACCCGATGCCGGTGGACACGGCCGGCATTCCGAACGATCACCTGCAATACGCGATCACCTGGTTCCTGCTGGCCGGCGTCTGGCTGGTGATGACCTATTTCTTCGCCCGGCGCCTGCGCGCGTCCGAATCCACAGGCTGA